A stretch of Janibacter endophyticus DNA encodes these proteins:
- a CDS encoding CDP-glycerol glycerophosphotransferase family protein, protein MPSLALMAQKALAARRERRAALPVEVGPYSRIRLDVTQSGRSLTIEAFTGTSLQLEDLWLLIDETWIHAGAWQTTPLEVAGDQVLRHRSTLDLDVVDSHPARPEDGDADQTSVWMSVTSDQERPPPFATEIVRSGETLSYRVPLGRFRWMPPPPLAPTTTQGGREVHPFVNGNGHLALSLDAPVRQTMRVDVASLRIREGRLEISGSVLTRGDALTEARLVLVGRTGRYRAVGPAHLVHDAARSQRSRGAHVYTFTASHDFRVDLDGDLDADTIADPWLEAVTVTGGTAGGRVGRTPYLVRQATREGSVTAGSTTLGITPYYTFKARYPSFHLELFPTEAYRHLTSSTARIAMPWARHRPAAKPVWLIGERPYKAQDNGLHLFRYLREHHPEIDAYYVIEKDSPERRNLDGLDHVLEFRSPEHIDTILRADRLIGTHHPNFLYPTRAPGFARRMRAPKVFLQHGVMGTKWMAPNYGKKAPSFETDLFLVSSEREKEYIVQDFGYRPDEVAVTGLSRFDALFDGETPEVPGQILVLPTWRDWLQDPDVFTTTEYFQQWRDFLTSPRLATMLREHDAHVVFCLHPNMQHFTQHFEADGVRVVHQGEVDVQRLLKESAALVTDYSSPGFDFSFLDKPVVYFQFDTQQFLGRWGSHLDLPNELPGPIAHDLDKALVLLDGVLRRGCTIEARYRTRASRFIAHRDRRNNERVVAAIRDAHRDRSLWSSLSSSELVQLGLKKARRHPAYFPVMRRLFTLARMMPAREAIVFESGIGRQYSDSPRYIYEELVRRRDPRPKIWVYNRAVPVWDPGLVVVERLSPAYFWHLGRASHWVNNQNFPHYIRRRRDGVYVQTWHGTPLKRMLHDLDEIVGRDDGYVDRVSTAVAQWTTLLSPSPYATGAFRSAFRYEGDVLESGYPRNDVLCSEPAPGLLDQVRQRIQLPEGKKVVLYAPTFRDDSKGRRGFSFELPFDLERLVEELGDDVVLLLRMHVLIADRVAVPDNLRRHVIDVSHYPEIQELYLVSDVLVTDYSSVFFDYALLRRPMIFHAYDLESYRDDLRGFYLDYEAEVPGPVTTTDDELCAALRQALADDAGPWPGIEEFVARFAPHDDGHAAARVVDAALGGPGELSP, encoded by the coding sequence ATGCCCTCTCTTGCCCTCATGGCCCAGAAGGCCCTCGCCGCCCGACGCGAGCGCCGCGCGGCACTCCCCGTCGAGGTCGGCCCCTACTCCCGCATCCGGCTCGACGTGACGCAGTCAGGCCGAAGCCTGACCATCGAGGCCTTCACCGGCACATCGCTGCAGCTCGAAGACCTCTGGCTGCTCATCGATGAGACATGGATCCATGCCGGCGCGTGGCAGACCACCCCGCTCGAGGTGGCCGGCGATCAGGTCCTGCGGCACCGGAGCACCCTCGACCTCGATGTCGTCGACAGTCACCCCGCACGGCCCGAGGACGGCGACGCCGACCAGACCAGCGTGTGGATGTCCGTCACCTCCGACCAGGAGCGTCCTCCCCCCTTCGCCACCGAGATCGTCCGGTCCGGCGAGACCCTCTCCTACCGCGTACCGCTGGGGCGCTTCCGGTGGATGCCGCCGCCGCCCCTGGCCCCCACGACGACGCAGGGCGGTCGCGAGGTCCACCCCTTCGTCAACGGCAACGGCCACCTCGCCCTCTCGCTGGATGCCCCGGTCCGCCAGACCATGAGAGTCGACGTCGCCAGCCTGCGCATCAGGGAGGGCAGGCTGGAGATCTCCGGCTCGGTCCTCACCCGCGGCGACGCCCTCACCGAGGCCCGCCTCGTGCTCGTCGGCCGGACCGGCAGGTACCGGGCAGTCGGCCCCGCGCACCTGGTGCACGACGCCGCACGCTCCCAACGCAGTCGCGGGGCGCACGTCTACACCTTCACGGCCTCGCACGACTTCCGGGTCGACCTCGACGGAGACCTCGACGCCGACACCATCGCCGACCCCTGGCTCGAAGCCGTCACGGTGACCGGAGGCACGGCCGGAGGGCGGGTCGGACGGACGCCGTACCTCGTGCGCCAGGCGACGCGCGAGGGCTCGGTCACCGCCGGCAGCACGACCCTGGGCATCACGCCGTACTACACCTTCAAGGCGAGGTACCCCTCCTTCCACCTCGAGCTCTTCCCCACCGAGGCCTACCGCCATCTCACCTCGAGCACCGCCCGGATCGCCATGCCGTGGGCCCGCCACCGGCCTGCCGCCAAGCCCGTGTGGCTCATCGGCGAGCGGCCGTACAAGGCTCAGGACAACGGCCTCCACCTCTTCCGGTACCTGCGTGAGCACCACCCCGAGATCGATGCCTACTACGTCATCGAGAAAGACTCCCCCGAGCGCCGCAACCTCGACGGCCTCGACCACGTCCTCGAGTTCCGCTCGCCCGAGCACATCGACACCATCCTGCGGGCGGACCGTCTCATCGGCACCCACCACCCGAACTTCCTCTACCCGACGAGAGCGCCCGGCTTCGCCCGGCGGATGAGAGCCCCCAAGGTCTTCCTCCAGCACGGCGTCATGGGGACCAAGTGGATGGCGCCGAACTATGGCAAGAAGGCCCCGTCCTTCGAGACCGACCTCTTCCTCGTCTCCTCCGAGCGAGAGAAGGAGTACATCGTCCAGGACTTCGGCTACCGGCCCGACGAGGTTGCGGTGACCGGGCTGTCCCGGTTCGACGCTCTCTTCGACGGGGAGACCCCGGAGGTCCCCGGTCAGATCCTCGTGCTGCCGACCTGGCGCGACTGGTTGCAGGACCCGGACGTCTTCACCACCACCGAGTACTTCCAGCAGTGGCGGGACTTCCTCACGAGCCCTCGCCTGGCCACGATGCTCCGGGAGCACGACGCACACGTCGTCTTCTGCCTCCACCCGAACATGCAGCACTTCACCCAGCACTTCGAGGCGGACGGCGTGCGGGTGGTCCACCAGGGCGAGGTCGACGTCCAGCGTCTGCTCAAGGAGAGCGCGGCCCTCGTCACCGACTACTCCAGCCCGGGCTTCGACTTCTCCTTTCTCGACAAGCCGGTCGTCTACTTCCAGTTCGACACCCAGCAGTTCCTCGGTCGGTGGGGAAGTCACCTCGACCTCCCCAACGAGCTGCCCGGGCCCATCGCGCACGATCTCGATAAGGCCCTGGTGCTCCTCGACGGGGTGCTCCGTCGCGGCTGCACCATCGAGGCGCGCTACCGGACCAGGGCGTCGCGGTTCATCGCGCACCGCGACCGCCGCAACAACGAGCGCGTCGTGGCTGCGATCCGGGACGCGCACCGCGACCGCTCGCTCTGGTCGTCCCTGTCGAGCAGCGAGCTCGTGCAGCTCGGCCTGAAGAAGGCCCGGCGGCACCCCGCCTACTTCCCCGTGATGCGTCGCCTCTTCACGCTCGCCCGGATGATGCCGGCTCGCGAGGCGATCGTCTTCGAGAGCGGGATCGGTCGTCAGTACAGCGACAGCCCGCGCTACATCTATGAGGAGCTCGTCCGGCGCCGGGACCCACGCCCGAAGATCTGGGTGTACAACCGGGCCGTCCCTGTGTGGGACCCGGGCCTGGTCGTGGTCGAGAGGCTCTCACCTGCCTACTTCTGGCACCTGGGCCGGGCGAGCCACTGGGTCAACAACCAGAACTTCCCGCACTACATCCGGCGGCGCAGGGACGGGGTCTACGTCCAGACCTGGCACGGCACACCGCTCAAGCGGATGCTGCATGACCTCGACGAGATCGTCGGCCGCGACGACGGCTACGTCGACCGGGTCAGCACGGCCGTCGCCCAGTGGACGACCCTGCTCTCCCCCAGCCCCTACGCGACCGGGGCCTTCCGGTCCGCCTTCCGGTACGAGGGTGACGTCCTCGAGTCCGGGTACCCGCGCAACGACGTCCTCTGCTCGGAGCCGGCCCCAGGGCTCCTCGACCAGGTGCGTCAACGCATCCAGCTGCCCGAGGGCAAGAAGGTCGTCCTCTACGCCCCCACCTTCCGCGACGACTCGAAGGGGCGGCGGGGGTTCTCTTTCGAGCTCCCCTTCGACCTCGAACGGCTCGTCGAGGAGCTCGGCGACGACGTCGTCCTCCTGCTGCGCATGCACGTCCTCATCGCCGACCGTGTCGCCGTGCCGGACAATCTGCGCCGACATGTCATCGACGTCTCGCACTATCCCGAGATCCAGGAGCTCTATCTCGTCAGCGATGTGCTCGTCACCGACTATTCGTCGGTCTTCTTCGACTACGCCCTGCTCCGCCGGCCGATGATCTTCCACGCGTACGACCTGGAGTCCTACCGGGACGACCTCCGGGGCTTCTACCTCGACTACGAGGCAGAGGTGCCCGGGCCGGTGACCACCACCGACGACGAGCTGTGCGCAGCGCTGCGCCAGGCCCTCGCCGACGACGCCGGTCCGTGGCCGGGCATCGAGGAGTTCGTCGCACGCTTCGCACCGCACGACGACGGGCATGCCGCTGCCCGGGTCGTCGACGCAGCCCTCGGCGGGCCGGGGGAGCTCAGTCCCTGA
- a CDS encoding glycosyltransferase family 2 protein, translating to MQAVTGTPTIDVVVLSQGDRHTETLHALKSARSQTGVDVRLILVGNGWEPHGFPDDVQTIYLEENVGPAEGRNIGASHGTSEFVLFLDNDAWLRDSNALSYAIGRLRADQRLALVHARVADTDGVTVRRWVPRAHVGDPGVGGPAFAVCEGVVVVRRTAYEEVGGFPGSFFFGHEGIELAWRLRDHGWELVYDPAVVIHHPATAATRHDLYWRLNSRNRVWVARRNLPWPLAVVYVAVWAAITVLRNWRDPDSLRAWFAGFREGVTTDPGGRRPIRWRTVLRLARLGQPPII from the coding sequence ATGCAGGCGGTCACCGGGACCCCGACGATCGACGTCGTCGTCCTCAGCCAGGGCGACCGGCACACGGAGACCTTGCACGCCCTGAAGTCCGCACGGTCCCAGACCGGGGTCGACGTCCGCCTCATCCTCGTCGGCAACGGCTGGGAGCCGCACGGCTTCCCCGACGACGTGCAGACCATCTATCTCGAGGAGAACGTCGGCCCGGCCGAGGGCCGGAACATCGGGGCGAGCCACGGCACGTCCGAGTTCGTCCTCTTCCTCGACAACGACGCCTGGTTGCGCGACAGCAACGCCCTGTCGTACGCCATCGGCCGCCTCCGCGCCGACCAGCGCCTCGCCCTCGTCCACGCACGGGTCGCCGACACCGACGGCGTCACCGTCCGACGGTGGGTCCCCCGCGCCCACGTCGGAGACCCTGGTGTCGGGGGTCCCGCCTTCGCGGTGTGCGAAGGGGTGGTGGTCGTCCGCCGCACCGCCTACGAGGAGGTCGGCGGTTTCCCGGGATCGTTCTTCTTCGGCCACGAGGGGATCGAGCTGGCCTGGCGCCTGCGCGACCACGGCTGGGAGCTGGTCTACGACCCCGCGGTCGTCATCCACCACCCGGCCACGGCCGCGACCCGGCACGACCTCTACTGGCGACTCAACTCGCGCAACCGGGTCTGGGTCGCGCGGCGCAACCTGCCGTGGCCGCTGGCCGTCGTCTACGTTGCGGTCTGGGCCGCCATCACGGTGCTGAGGAACTGGCGCGACCCGGACAGCCTCCGAGCCTGGTTCGCCGGCTTCCGCGAGGGCGTCACGACAGACCCCGGCGGACGCCGCCCCATACGGTGGCGCACCGTGCTCCGGCTCGCGCGCCTCGGGCAGCCACCCATCATCTGA
- a CDS encoding adenylyltransferase/cytidyltransferase family protein, with product MGKTVLTYGTFDLFHIGHLNILKRLREYGDRLIVGVSTDEFNAIKGKKPVVPFEQRLEIVQSIRYVDLAIPEDRWAQKREDIATYDVDILGMGADWEGKFDDLADVVELVYLPRTDGISTTEMKRVLSAFDARHVEELKSTIDSIAQIVKELS from the coding sequence ATGGGCAAGACCGTCCTCACGTACGGCACGTTCGATCTCTTCCACATCGGTCACCTCAACATCCTCAAGAGGCTGCGCGAGTACGGGGACCGGCTGATCGTCGGGGTCTCGACCGACGAGTTCAACGCGATCAAGGGCAAGAAGCCGGTCGTGCCGTTCGAGCAGCGCCTCGAGATCGTCCAGAGCATCCGGTACGTCGACCTCGCCATCCCCGAGGACCGCTGGGCCCAGAAGCGCGAGGACATCGCCACCTACGACGTCGACATCCTCGGGATGGGCGCGGACTGGGAGGGCAAGTTCGACGACCTCGCCGACGTGGTCGAGCTCGTCTACCTGCCCCGGACCGACGGGATCTCGACGACGGAGATGAAGAGGGTGCTCAGCGCCTTCGACGCCCGCCACGTCGAGGAGCTCAAGAGCACGATCGACAGCATCGCGCAGATCGTCAAGGAGCTCAGCTGA
- a CDS encoding GT-D fold domain-containing glycosyltransferase, with protein MPSDALKLSQLEDHLRTSSFLGSMVKKVWRYDDRTVVVSFDIAGRAASIDLKLGDDVVTGSVLGRDAGLKRHLRNSLVGKAELIVDSTERHLIGSWRVAERREVLQAVIRWVHWLTNRPRRAPTELNNRRRLPQDHVGVFWWDNRSNFGDAVGPWLVERITGKSPVNSRRVKHEGPTMLAVGSIVGHLDRDHAALWGTGLMGPLSEDRLKRLRGYGDVKVHAVRGRLTAQELRSSLGWEVPDVYGDPALLLPRFYSPRRSEASAGSVAVVPHYAHTKHFPSSGPDGVHMVDVAQGLERVVDEIASADSVISTSLHGIIIAQAYGVPWVWLRVDDHQLGGDRFKFNDFFSTLSTDRPTRHDVTKGQVKDLDFVSMAREATLPELSISLDDLLAAFPLAEGGAVPRPWQPPRVNVRAVELKNRVTSMSNVQRLKKVAVRYRNRVRSGPQQTSAPVAVPAAADTAGVEKALKAILKELQTQRRTLETIRIAATAEVVGSVQSFVRDRQLDMLATLEMLAASDKSFARFGDGEFRLLVRPEFNLRFQENSPALRDALGQVLSSQDESLLVGFPQLYRDAHWSGIWAELWSDLQPYLAGGQQYGNSHVTRPVAFTSLGDRGVALWRQVWDGRRVGIVTGAGSRFDLVPELFDNVASTTTFYSTATNGFEDLDRVRAEVLASDVDLVLVALGPAGTVLAAQLAEAGRRSLDIGHLSDSYANIFNGAPRPESKPVQRS; from the coding sequence GTGCCGTCCGATGCGCTGAAGCTGTCTCAGCTGGAAGATCACCTGCGGACCTCCTCGTTCTTGGGGTCGATGGTCAAGAAGGTGTGGCGGTACGACGACCGCACCGTGGTCGTCTCCTTCGACATCGCGGGACGGGCGGCGTCGATCGACCTCAAGCTCGGCGACGATGTCGTGACCGGATCCGTCCTCGGCCGGGACGCCGGCCTGAAGCGTCACCTGCGCAACTCGTTGGTGGGCAAGGCGGAGCTGATCGTCGACAGCACGGAGCGCCACCTCATCGGGTCGTGGAGGGTTGCGGAGCGTCGTGAGGTCCTCCAGGCGGTCATCCGCTGGGTGCACTGGCTGACGAACCGGCCCAGGCGCGCGCCCACTGAGCTCAACAACCGGCGCCGGCTGCCGCAGGACCACGTCGGTGTCTTCTGGTGGGACAACCGGAGCAACTTCGGCGACGCGGTCGGCCCTTGGCTCGTCGAGCGGATCACGGGGAAGTCGCCGGTCAACTCGCGTCGGGTCAAGCACGAGGGGCCGACGATGCTCGCCGTGGGTTCGATCGTCGGCCATCTCGATCGCGATCATGCGGCTCTCTGGGGGACGGGCCTGATGGGCCCGCTGAGCGAGGACCGGCTCAAGCGTCTGCGCGGCTACGGTGACGTGAAGGTCCACGCCGTGAGGGGCCGCCTCACCGCGCAGGAGCTGCGCAGCAGCCTGGGCTGGGAGGTCCCCGACGTCTACGGAGACCCAGCACTCCTCCTGCCTCGCTTCTACTCGCCCCGCCGGTCGGAGGCGTCGGCGGGCTCGGTCGCCGTCGTGCCCCACTACGCCCACACGAAGCACTTCCCGTCCTCGGGCCCCGACGGCGTGCACATGGTGGATGTCGCCCAGGGGCTGGAGCGGGTGGTCGACGAGATCGCCTCGGCCGACAGCGTCATCTCCACCTCGCTGCACGGCATCATCATCGCCCAGGCCTACGGGGTCCCCTGGGTCTGGCTGCGGGTGGACGACCACCAGCTCGGTGGGGACCGGTTCAAGTTCAACGACTTCTTCTCGACGCTGTCGACGGACCGACCGACCCGTCATGATGTGACGAAGGGACAGGTGAAGGACCTGGACTTCGTCTCGATGGCTCGGGAGGCGACCCTGCCCGAGCTCTCCATCTCGCTCGACGACCTCCTCGCCGCCTTCCCCCTGGCCGAGGGTGGGGCAGTGCCCCGCCCGTGGCAGCCGCCGCGCGTCAACGTGCGGGCCGTCGAACTGAAGAATCGGGTGACCAGCATGTCGAACGTCCAACGGTTGAAGAAGGTGGCGGTCAGGTACCGCAACAGGGTCCGGAGTGGCCCGCAGCAGACCAGCGCACCGGTCGCAGTGCCCGCGGCGGCCGACACCGCAGGCGTCGAGAAGGCCCTGAAGGCGATCCTCAAGGAGTTGCAGACGCAGCGCCGGACCCTGGAGACGATCCGCATCGCGGCGACGGCCGAGGTCGTGGGGTCCGTCCAGTCGTTCGTCCGTGACCGCCAGCTGGACATGCTCGCGACCCTGGAGATGCTGGCCGCGTCGGACAAGAGCTTCGCGCGGTTTGGTGACGGTGAGTTCAGGCTCCTCGTCCGCCCCGAGTTCAACCTGCGGTTCCAGGAGAACAGCCCCGCCCTGCGCGATGCCCTGGGGCAGGTCCTGTCCAGTCAGGACGAGAGCTTGCTTGTCGGATTCCCTCAGCTCTACCGCGATGCGCACTGGAGCGGCATCTGGGCAGAGCTGTGGTCAGACCTCCAGCCGTACCTCGCCGGGGGCCAGCAATACGGCAACAGCCATGTCACGAGGCCCGTGGCCTTCACCTCCCTCGGTGACCGCGGGGTCGCCCTCTGGCGGCAGGTGTGGGACGGCAGGCGCGTGGGGATCGTCACGGGTGCGGGATCGCGCTTCGACCTCGTCCCCGAGCTCTTCGACAACGTCGCCTCGACCACCACCTTCTACTCCACCGCGACCAACGGCTTCGAGGACCTCGACCGGGTCAGGGCAGAGGTCCTGGCCAGCGACGTGGACCTCGTCCTCGTCGCCCTCGGGCCGGCCGGCACGGTGCTTGCGGCGCAGCTGGCCGAGGCAGGGCGACGCAGCCTGGACATCGGGCACCTGTCCGACAGCTACGCCAACATCTTCAACGGCGCCCCTCGCCCCGAGTCGAAGCCGGTGCAGCGCTCGTAG
- a CDS encoding stealth conserved region 3 domain-containing protein, producing the protein MRDGTRPVAIGDASPGETRQIRRGRSVLHAEIVDRFDAWALRDECRDLVVDVLAHAGIPQRTLPSLDDQPHRVVVSSTDTERVRVALRALGADRRLHIARLAPSGRGPVAAMSSTPELRAGDVLRVFAPQVSLAGRLLPTRELGVDLEVWDEISSARPSPDGPLLPVGTLVAPRPNPYARTIPPGALEQPAADPPSPTLEQVAFPIDVVYTWVDSDDPGWQRDFAEARGLPGSAAGHESSWSPSRFTSRDELRYSLRSVAAYASWVRTIFVVTNGQVPSWLDTDHPQVRVVRHDEIFADPSHLPTFSSHAIEANLHRIPGLAQHYLYLNDDVFLARPLRPEYFFTASGLLRYFPSMVPVDEGEVSADELPVVQAFKNARTLMEERFGRRPATRPRHTPHPQRRDVLEDIDAACPDLVTRTSAARFRSPTDLSFASQLQAWWADETGRAVPSGTTYEFIDLADPAADARIERMLVRADLDCFCLNETTQVDEGLAASRVERILTTLLPFPSPYEVTE; encoded by the coding sequence GTGCGGGACGGCACCCGGCCGGTCGCGATCGGGGACGCCTCACCGGGCGAGACCCGTCAGATCCGGCGCGGACGGTCCGTGCTGCACGCAGAGATCGTCGACCGCTTCGACGCCTGGGCCTTGCGGGACGAGTGCCGAGATCTCGTCGTCGACGTCCTCGCTCACGCCGGTATCCCCCAGCGGACCCTCCCGAGCCTGGACGACCAGCCGCACCGTGTTGTCGTGTCGTCCACGGACACCGAGCGGGTCCGCGTCGCCCTGCGGGCGCTGGGAGCCGACCGCCGGCTGCACATCGCCCGGCTCGCTCCGTCGGGCCGTGGCCCGGTGGCCGCAATGTCCTCGACCCCTGAGCTGCGAGCCGGCGACGTCTTGCGCGTCTTCGCACCACAGGTCTCGCTCGCCGGGAGACTCCTCCCGACGCGTGAGCTCGGCGTGGACCTCGAGGTGTGGGACGAGATCTCCTCTGCCCGGCCCTCGCCCGATGGCCCCCTCCTGCCTGTGGGCACGCTCGTGGCACCCCGCCCCAACCCGTACGCCCGGACCATCCCGCCCGGTGCCCTCGAGCAGCCGGCGGCGGATCCCCCTTCGCCGACGCTCGAGCAGGTGGCCTTCCCGATCGACGTCGTCTACACGTGGGTGGACTCCGACGACCCTGGCTGGCAGCGCGACTTCGCCGAGGCCCGCGGACTGCCCGGGTCCGCTGCCGGACACGAGAGCTCGTGGTCGCCGTCGCGCTTCACGAGCCGAGACGAGCTGCGCTACTCGCTGCGCTCCGTCGCCGCCTACGCCAGCTGGGTGCGGACGATCTTCGTCGTCACCAACGGTCAGGTCCCCTCGTGGCTCGACACCGACCATCCGCAGGTCCGTGTCGTCCGGCACGACGAGATCTTCGCCGACCCCTCGCACCTGCCCACCTTCAGCTCGCACGCGATCGAGGCGAACCTCCACCGGATCCCTGGCCTGGCGCAGCACTACCTGTACCTCAACGACGACGTCTTCCTCGCCCGCCCCCTGCGGCCAGAGTACTTCTTCACCGCCTCCGGGCTGCTCCGGTACTTTCCGTCCATGGTTCCCGTGGACGAGGGCGAGGTCTCGGCCGACGAGCTGCCCGTCGTGCAGGCCTTCAAGAACGCCCGGACGCTCATGGAGGAGCGCTTCGGCCGCCGTCCCGCGACGCGCCCCCGGCACACCCCCCACCCGCAGCGGCGCGACGTTCTCGAGGACATCGACGCGGCCTGCCCCGACCTGGTGACCCGGACGAGCGCCGCGCGCTTCCGCTCCCCCACCGACCTCTCGTTCGCCTCCCAGCTGCAGGCCTGGTGGGCCGACGAGACCGGCCGGGCCGTCCCGTCGGGGACCACCTACGAGTTCATCGACCTGGCCGACCCCGCGGCTGACGCCCGGATCGAGCGGATGCTCGTCCGTGCAGACCTGGACTGCTTCTGCCTCAACGAGACCACGCAGGTCGACGAAGGGCTGGCAGCCTCCCGGGTCGAGCGGATCCTCACCACGCTCCTGCCCTTCCCCTCGCCGTACGAAGTCACCGAGTAG
- a CDS encoding NAD(P)-dependent oxidoreductase: protein MTTIGILWPGAMGSALGRVWGEGGVRVVTTVAGRSDRTRELAGELTLLGSVDEVVTASDAVVSIVPPARAVEQAHEIADAATRTGHRPVVADLNAISPVTMTEVADVLTTAGCRVVDGAVSGPPPGPATDSVLFLSGPDCTPFADLVAPGLTAKVVGDQVGGASATKMSTAAIYKGTKALLLQSLLTANHHGVLDAVVEDLRIGIPELTADLAKDLAVAIAKSDRFPAEMEEIAATQAAAGQGDALYRAIAEVYRRAYGDAPRRTPEEAARVTGLDELLDGLAG from the coding sequence ATGACGACGATCGGGATCCTCTGGCCGGGCGCCATGGGCAGCGCCCTCGGGCGCGTCTGGGGCGAAGGGGGCGTGCGCGTGGTCACGACCGTCGCCGGGCGCAGCGACCGGACCCGCGAGCTTGCCGGGGAGCTCACCCTCCTCGGCTCGGTCGACGAGGTCGTGACCGCCAGCGACGCGGTCGTGAGCATCGTCCCCCCGGCCCGTGCGGTCGAGCAGGCGCACGAGATCGCCGACGCCGCCACCCGAACCGGCCACCGCCCCGTTGTCGCCGACCTCAACGCCATCTCCCCCGTGACGATGACCGAGGTCGCGGACGTCCTGACGACCGCCGGGTGCCGGGTCGTCGACGGCGCCGTCAGCGGCCCGCCGCCCGGCCCGGCCACGGACTCCGTCCTCTTCCTCTCCGGACCGGACTGCACCCCCTTCGCCGACCTGGTGGCCCCGGGCCTCACCGCGAAGGTCGTGGGCGACCAGGTGGGCGGAGCGTCGGCGACGAAGATGTCGACCGCCGCGATCTACAAGGGCACCAAGGCCCTGCTTCTCCAGTCGCTGCTCACCGCGAACCACCACGGAGTCCTCGACGCGGTCGTCGAGGACCTCCGGATCGGGATCCCCGAGCTCACCGCCGACCTGGCGAAGGACCTCGCCGTCGCCATCGCGAAGTCGGACCGCTTCCCCGCCGAGATGGAGGAGATCGCCGCCACCCAGGCGGCCGCCGGCCAGGGCGACGCGCTGTACCGGGCCATCGCCGAGGTGTACCGGCGGGCGTACGGCGACGCTCCGCGCCGCACCCCCGAGGAGGCCGCCCGAGTCACCGGGCTTGACGAGCTCCTCGACGGCCTCGCTGGCTGA
- a CDS encoding PHP domain-containing protein, with the protein MHSLEPLTAGVGPYDALRRTAFLLERSRQHSRRVEAFRGAAKVVAEQGEDAIAERVADGTLTDLPGIGRSTAGVIEQAVAGELPAYLARQQEDEGGPLTDLDDGAAALVEAVVGDCHTHSDWSDGGSPIEEMVLTAVELGQEWMVLTDHSPRLRIANGLSVERLQKQLRLVERIDGALGDSFRLLKGIEVDILDDGGLDQTEEMLDRLDIVTASVHSKLRAPKGAMTQRMLGAVRNPRVDVLGHCTGRLVTGGRGTRPQSEFDARAVFEACAEHGVAVEINSRPERCDPPDELIELARDLGCLFAIDSDAHAPGQLEMKVYGCERAHRLGIDADRIVTTWGAERLLEWSGSRRS; encoded by the coding sequence ATGCACTCACTCGAGCCCCTGACCGCCGGTGTCGGCCCTTACGACGCCCTGCGGCGTACCGCCTTCCTCCTCGAGCGCTCACGGCAGCACAGCCGCCGGGTCGAGGCCTTCCGCGGCGCCGCCAAGGTCGTCGCCGAGCAGGGCGAGGACGCCATCGCTGAGCGGGTCGCCGACGGCACCCTCACCGACCTGCCAGGGATCGGGAGGTCGACCGCCGGCGTCATCGAGCAGGCCGTGGCGGGCGAGCTGCCCGCCTACCTCGCCCGCCAGCAGGAGGACGAAGGGGGTCCGCTCACCGACCTCGACGACGGCGCGGCCGCCCTCGTCGAGGCGGTCGTCGGCGACTGCCACACCCACTCCGACTGGTCCGACGGCGGCAGCCCGATCGAGGAGATGGTCCTCACCGCCGTCGAGCTCGGGCAGGAGTGGATGGTCCTCACCGACCACTCCCCCCGGCTGCGGATCGCCAACGGCCTCTCCGTGGAGCGGCTGCAGAAGCAGCTGCGGCTCGTCGAGCGCATCGACGGTGCTCTCGGCGACTCCTTCCGCCTGCTCAAGGGCATCGAGGTCGACATCCTCGACGACGGCGGCCTCGACCAGACCGAGGAGATGCTCGACCGGCTCGACATCGTCACCGCGAGCGTCCACAGCAAGCTCCGAGCACCGAAGGGGGCGATGACGCAGCGCATGCTCGGCGCGGTCCGCAACCCGCGGGTCGACGTCCTCGGCCACTGCACCGGGCGGCTCGTCACGGGCGGGCGGGGGACGCGGCCCCAGAGCGAGTTCGACGCCCGTGCCGTCTTCGAGGCGTGCGCGGAGCACGGCGTCGCCGTCGAGATCAACAGCCGCCCCGAGCGGTGCGACCCCCCGGACGAGCTCATCGAGCTCGCCCGCGACCTCGGCTGTCTCTTCGCGATCGACTCCGACGCCCACGCCCCGGGGCAGCTCGAGATGAAGGTCTACGGCTGCGAGCGCGCCCACCGCCTGGGCATCGACGCCGACCGGATCGTCACCACCTGGGGCGCCGAGCGCCTCCTCGAGTGGTCAGGCAGCCGTCGCTCGTGA